From the genome of Mycobacteriales bacterium, one region includes:
- a CDS encoding MBL fold metallo-hydrolase, with amino-acid sequence MDETRVETVDLGNGVHSLDTLMSGYEGITAGYLIASDRPCLVETGTARSAPAVRRALDALGIGPNDLATIAVTHIHLDHAGGVGDLAESYPNAEIVVHERGARHLAEPERLMSSARRVFGELMDTVFGELRPTDAGRLRAVGDIGEIDLGGGRTLTTYYSPGHAQHHVGLLDSLSGDLYVGDAAGIFIPETGAIRPSTPPPDFDLDTALASLRHFADLEPQRLLFSHFGPVSHVGDALEEAAAELLDWVDGVRETRVNALDLDHAVAMLRERTAQRYGRLYTDPELDEKFEALSSTAANINGINRWLDQLEAADGQT; translated from the coding sequence GTGGACGAGACACGCGTCGAGACCGTCGACCTCGGCAACGGGGTGCACAGCCTGGACACCCTCATGTCCGGATACGAGGGGATCACGGCGGGATATCTCATCGCCAGCGACCGGCCGTGCCTCGTCGAGACCGGTACCGCCCGATCGGCGCCCGCCGTACGCCGGGCCCTCGATGCGCTCGGCATCGGCCCGAACGATCTGGCCACGATCGCCGTGACGCACATCCACCTCGACCACGCCGGCGGGGTGGGCGACCTCGCCGAGAGCTACCCGAACGCCGAGATCGTGGTACACGAGCGTGGAGCCCGGCATCTCGCGGAGCCCGAGCGGCTGATGAGCAGCGCGCGGCGGGTCTTCGGCGAGCTGATGGACACCGTCTTCGGCGAGCTGCGCCCGACCGATGCGGGACGCCTCCGGGCGGTCGGTGACATCGGCGAGATCGACCTCGGCGGCGGCCGGACGCTCACGACCTACTACTCCCCCGGGCACGCGCAGCACCACGTCGGGCTGCTCGACTCGCTCAGCGGCGATCTCTACGTCGGAGACGCCGCCGGCATCTTCATCCCGGAGACCGGGGCGATCCGGCCTTCCACGCCCCCGCCCGACTTCGACCTGGACACTGCGTTGGCGTCGTTGCGGCACTTCGCGGATCTGGAGCCACAGCGCCTGCTCTTCAGCCACTTCGGGCCGGTGTCGCACGTCGGGGATGCGCTGGAAGAGGCCGCGGCGGAGCTGCTGGACTGGGTGGACGGCGTACGGGAGACCCGGGTCAACGCGCTCGACCTCGACCACGCGGTGGCGATGCTGCGAGAGCGGACCGCGCAGCGTTATGGCCGGCTCTACACCGATCCGGAGCTCGACGAGAAGTTCGAGGCGCTGAGCTCCACCGCGGCGAACATCAACGGCATCAACCGCTGGCTGGACCAGCTCGAGGCCGCTGACGGGCAGACCTAG